A genomic window from Silene latifolia isolate original U9 population chromosome Y, ASM4854445v1, whole genome shotgun sequence includes:
- the LOC141627113 gene encoding uncharacterized protein LOC141627113 isoform X1: MSTKLVAPKDLGDKMLFMAEQGGHYCSKKTDNLCKDCCCQQSSKSRFSRLCCVLRGLDLTTCLFFFLIVPLCTLGVYLHGQKITYFLRPLWEKPPTPFHTIPHYYSENVTMENLCKLHGWKVRDYPRRVFDAVLFSNEVDILTLRWQELYTYITQFVVLESNSTFSGLPKPLVFAANRDKFKFIEPRLTYGTIGGRFRKGENPFVEEAYQRVALDQLLRIAGISDDDLLIMSDVDEIPSRHTINLLRWCDDSPDVLHLQLKNYIYSFEFLVDNNSWRASIHKYQTGKTRYAHYRQTDNLLADAGWHCSFCFHRISEFIFKMKAYSHNDRVRFSHFLNPKRIQRVICNGDDLFDMLPEEYTFKDIIGKMGPVPHSYSAIHLPSFLLENADEYKFLLPGNCVRESE, translated from the exons ATGTCCACCAAATTAGTGGCTCCAAAAGATTTGGGTGACAAAATGTTGTTTATGGCTGAACAAGGTGGTCATTATTGTTCTAAAAAAACCGATAATCTCTGCAAGGATTGCTGTTGTCAG CAGTCGAGCAAATCAAGGTTTTCGAGATTATGTTGTGTTTTGAGAGGGTTGGATTTGACGACTTGCTTATTCTTCTTCTTGATTGTCCCATTGTGCACTTTGGGTGTCTATTTACATGGCCAGAAGATCACTTATTTTCTCCGGCCTTTGTGGGAAAAGCCACCTACACCTTTCCATACAATCCCACATTATTATAGTGAAAATGTGACAATGGAAAATCTCTGTAAGCTCCATGGATGGAAAGTTCGCGACTATCCAAGGCGTGTTTTTGATGCTGTTCTTTTCAGCAATGAGGTCGACATACTTACTTTAAGATGGCAGGAATTGTACACTTACATCACACAGTTTGTCGTGCTTGAATCTAATTCCACGTTTTCCGGGTTGCCTAAGCCTCTGGTCTTTGCTGCCAATCGTGACAAGTTCAAGTTTATTGAGCCTCGTTTGACTTATGGGACTATTGGGGGACGGTTCAGAAAGGGTGAGAATCCATTTGTTGAGGAAGCGTATCAGCGTGTTGCTTTAGATCAGCTTCTAAGAATTGCGGGTATTTCAGATGATGATCTGCTGATAATGTCGGATGTTGATGAGATTCCGAGCAGGCACACTATCAATCTCTTGAGGTGGTGTGATGATAGTCCTGATGTTCTTCATCTTCAACTTAAAAACTACATATACTCCTTTGAATTTCTTGTGGACAATAATAGTTGGAGAGCTTCAATCCACAAATATCAGACAGGGAAAACGAGGTACGCCCATTACAGGCAAACTGATAATCTCCTAGCTGACGCCGGGTGGCACTGTAGCTTTTGTTTCCACCGCATCAGCGAGTTTATATTCAAGATGAAAGCTTATAGTCACAATGATAGAGTAAGATTCTCTCACTTCTTGAACCCTAAAAGAATTCAGCGAGTAATCTGCAATGGGGATGACTTATTTGATATGCTACCCGAGGAATACACATTCAaggacataatcgggaagatggGTCCCGTCCCACATTCCTACTCTGCCATTCATCTGCCATCCTTCCTTTTGGAGAACGCTGACGAGTACAAATTTTTGTTGCCCGGGAACTGTGTGAGAGAAAGTGAATGA
- the LOC141627113 gene encoding uncharacterized protein LOC141627113 isoform X2, producing the protein MSTKLVAPKDLGDKMLFMAEQGGHYCSKKTDNLCKDCCCQSSKSRFSRLCCVLRGLDLTTCLFFFLIVPLCTLGVYLHGQKITYFLRPLWEKPPTPFHTIPHYYSENVTMENLCKLHGWKVRDYPRRVFDAVLFSNEVDILTLRWQELYTYITQFVVLESNSTFSGLPKPLVFAANRDKFKFIEPRLTYGTIGGRFRKGENPFVEEAYQRVALDQLLRIAGISDDDLLIMSDVDEIPSRHTINLLRWCDDSPDVLHLQLKNYIYSFEFLVDNNSWRASIHKYQTGKTRYAHYRQTDNLLADAGWHCSFCFHRISEFIFKMKAYSHNDRVRFSHFLNPKRIQRVICNGDDLFDMLPEEYTFKDIIGKMGPVPHSYSAIHLPSFLLENADEYKFLLPGNCVRESE; encoded by the exons ATGTCCACCAAATTAGTGGCTCCAAAAGATTTGGGTGACAAAATGTTGTTTATGGCTGAACAAGGTGGTCATTATTGTTCTAAAAAAACCGATAATCTCTGCAAGGATTGCTGTTGTCAG TCGAGCAAATCAAGGTTTTCGAGATTATGTTGTGTTTTGAGAGGGTTGGATTTGACGACTTGCTTATTCTTCTTCTTGATTGTCCCATTGTGCACTTTGGGTGTCTATTTACATGGCCAGAAGATCACTTATTTTCTCCGGCCTTTGTGGGAAAAGCCACCTACACCTTTCCATACAATCCCACATTATTATAGTGAAAATGTGACAATGGAAAATCTCTGTAAGCTCCATGGATGGAAAGTTCGCGACTATCCAAGGCGTGTTTTTGATGCTGTTCTTTTCAGCAATGAGGTCGACATACTTACTTTAAGATGGCAGGAATTGTACACTTACATCACACAGTTTGTCGTGCTTGAATCTAATTCCACGTTTTCCGGGTTGCCTAAGCCTCTGGTCTTTGCTGCCAATCGTGACAAGTTCAAGTTTATTGAGCCTCGTTTGACTTATGGGACTATTGGGGGACGGTTCAGAAAGGGTGAGAATCCATTTGTTGAGGAAGCGTATCAGCGTGTTGCTTTAGATCAGCTTCTAAGAATTGCGGGTATTTCAGATGATGATCTGCTGATAATGTCGGATGTTGATGAGATTCCGAGCAGGCACACTATCAATCTCTTGAGGTGGTGTGATGATAGTCCTGATGTTCTTCATCTTCAACTTAAAAACTACATATACTCCTTTGAATTTCTTGTGGACAATAATAGTTGGAGAGCTTCAATCCACAAATATCAGACAGGGAAAACGAGGTACGCCCATTACAGGCAAACTGATAATCTCCTAGCTGACGCCGGGTGGCACTGTAGCTTTTGTTTCCACCGCATCAGCGAGTTTATATTCAAGATGAAAGCTTATAGTCACAATGATAGAGTAAGATTCTCTCACTTCTTGAACCCTAAAAGAATTCAGCGAGTAATCTGCAATGGGGATGACTTATTTGATATGCTACCCGAGGAATACACATTCAaggacataatcgggaagatggGTCCCGTCCCACATTCCTACTCTGCCATTCATCTGCCATCCTTCCTTTTGGAGAACGCTGACGAGTACAAATTTTTGTTGCCCGGGAACTGTGTGAGAGAAAGTGAATGA